A window of the Archocentrus centrarchus isolate MPI-CPG fArcCen1 chromosome 9, fArcCen1, whole genome shotgun sequence genome harbors these coding sequences:
- the ubac1 gene encoding ubiquitin-associated domain-containing protein 1, whose amino-acid sequence MFVQEEKIFAGKVLKIHISTMDGTEWLEEVTEDTTVEKLKEKCLKHCVHVSLEDPKTLTHHKLIHAATERVLTDTKTVADENLKDKDVLLLIKKRPPPTAPKMADVGSEEKKKQENKAPDKDAILKATANLSTRHADRTVTQHNIRDFQTELRKILVSLIEVAQKLLALNPDAVELFKKANAMLDEDEEDRVDETALQQLTEMGFPESRAIKALRLNHMSVTQAMEWLIEHVDDPSVDTPLPGQDSSGAAGATAAATPGPSPSASASASGPNPHRSLSSQSSTDESSKQDELTEIFKRIRRKREFRPDSRAVIALMEMGFDEKEVVDALRVNNNQQDAACEWLLGDRKPSPEDLDKGIDTNSPLFQAILENPVVQLGLTNPKTLLAFEDMLENPLNSTQWMNDPETGPVMLQISRIFQTLNRT is encoded by the exons ATGTTCGTGCAGGAGGAGAAAATATTTGCCGGGAAAGTGCTGAAAATCCACATCAGCACCATGGACGGCACGGAGTGGTTGGAGGAGGTCACGGAAGACACGACTGTTGAGAAACTAAAGGAGAAGTGCTTGAAACAT TGTGTACATGTAAGTCTAGAGGATCCCAAAACTCTTACACACCATAAACTTATTCATGCTGCTACAGAAAGAGTCCTCACCGACACGAAAACTGTTGCTGATGAAAATCTCAAAGATAAAG ATGTTTTGCTGCTCATAAAGAAAAGACCGCCGCCAACCGCTCCAAAGATGGCTGACGTTGGTTCAGAAGAAAAG aagaaacaagaaaacaaagctCCAGACAAAGATGCTATTCTGAAGGCTACCGCCAACCTGTCCACACGGCACGCTGACCGCACTGTTACGCAGCACAACATCAGAGAT tttCAAACAGAGCTTAGGAAAATCCTGGTGTCTCTCATTGAAGTCGCCCAGAAGCTTCTTGCCTTGAACCCTGATGCTGTTGAACTGTTCAAAAAGGCAAATG CGATGCTGGATGAAGACGAAGAGGATCGAGTAGATGAAACAGCCCTCCAGCAGCTCACTGAGATGGGTTTTCCTGAGAGCAGAGCAATCAAAGCTCTCAGATTGAACca CATGTCAGTGACCCAGGCTATGGAGTGGCTGATCGAGCATGTAGATGACCCCTCTGTGGACACACCACTACCAGGCCAGGACTCTTCTGGGGCAGCAGGAGCTACAGCAGCCGCCACCCCGGGCCCCTCCCCTTCAGCCTCTGCTTCAGCCTCCGGTCCTAACCCTCACCGCAGCCTCTCCAGCCAGTCGAGCACAGACGAGAGCAGCAAGCAGGATGAACTCACAGAGATCTTCAAGAGGATCCGCAGGAAAAGGGAGTTCAGGCCAGATTCAAGG GCAGTCATTGCATTGATGGAGATGGGCTTTGATGAGAAGGAGGTAGTCGATGCTCTGAGAGTGAATAACAACCAACAGGATGCAGCG tgtgagtggttgctgggaGACAGGAAACCTTCTCCAGAAGATCTGGACAAAGGCATCGACACCAACAGCCCGCTGTTCCAAGCCATCCTGGAAAATCCAGTGGTCCAGTTGGGTCTAACCAATCCTAAAACTCTGCTAG CATTTGAAGACATGCTGGAGAATCCGCTGAACAGTACCCAGTGGATGAACGACCCAGAGACCGGCCCTGTCATGCTCCAAATATCCAGAATCTTCCAGACCCTCAATCGCACGTAG